A region from the Chelmon rostratus isolate fCheRos1 chromosome 6, fCheRos1.pri, whole genome shotgun sequence genome encodes:
- the klhdc4 gene encoding kelch domain-containing protein 4: MGKKGKKEKKVKGAEKTAAKMEKKVSKRSKREEEDLEALIAEFQNLDAKKTQVVETTCPPPSPRLNASLSAHPDKDELILFGGEFFNGKKTYLYNDLFFYNIKKNCWVKSEIPNPPPPRCSHQAVVVPQGGGQLWVFGGEFASPNGEQFYHYKDLWVLHLATHTWENIKVPGGPSGRSGHRMVLSKKQLLVFGGFHETTRDFIYYNDVYSFSLDTFSWSRLTPSGSAPSPRSACQMTSTPDGTGVIIYGGYSKVRVKKDVEKGTIHADMFLLKREGKDGQEKWSWSRINPSGSKPTPRSGFSMAVGPAGRAVLFGGVCDEEEEESLEGDFYNDLYLYDTVKNRWFPGLLRGNKSEKKKRRRGKKGGAELEEAEEEEEEAAPQAPTEVIKEIVTEDGTVMTIKEVIPGAQEEEEEEEEEEEEEVFISSRSASAPLVEPCQRSSAMATVRQGKLFLYGGMFEVGDRQFTLNDFYCLDLHKMDQWEVLVEMDPKTQEWLEESESEDDEEEEAKGADGEEEDDESEEESEDEEDEEEHPTVQDGEAMTEYQVRTEQYWIELARAKMGPDAKDKKVAKVALAMSKVFYEDQ; the protein is encoded by the exons ATGGGCAAAAAgggcaagaaagaaaagaaggtgAAGGGCGCCGAGAAGACAGCCGccaaaatggagaaaaaggTTTCGAAGAGGTCCAAACGAGAAGAG GAGGATTTGGAAGCTCTGATTGCTGAGTTTCAGAATCTGGATGCAAAGAAGACCCAAGTTGTAGAGACAACATGTCCACCTCCATCACCAAG attGAATGCGTCTCTCTCTGCCCATCCTGACAAAGATGAACTCATCCTGTTTGGAGGAGAGTTCTTCAATGGAAAGAAG ACGTACCTTTACAACGATTTGTTTTTCTACAACATCAAGAAGAACTGCTGGGTGAAATCAGAGATCCCTAACCCTCCTCCCCCACGCTGCTCTCACCAG gCAGTGGTAGTTCCCCAGGGTGGGGGTCAACTCTGGGTGTTTGGGGGAGAGTTTGCTTCTCCAAACGGGGAACAGTTCTACCACTACAAGGACCTTTGGGTGCTGCATCTGGCTACACACACCTGGGAGAACATCAA ggtGCCTGGTGGTCCATCAGGGCGCAGCGGCCACCGGATGGTCCTCAGCAAgaaacagctgcttgtgtttggagGTTTCCATGAGACCACCAG GGATTTTATCTACTACAATGATGTCTACTCATTCTCCCTGGACACCTTCTCCTGGTCACGCCTCACTCCATCAGGCTCCGCCCCCTCCCCGCGCTCTGCCTGTCAGATGACCTCCACACCAGACGGAACAGGTGTCATCATCTACGGGGGATACTCtaaagtg aGAGTGAAGAAGGATGTGGAGAAGGGGACCATCCACGCTGACATGTTTCTTCTGAAGCGAGAGGGTAAAGATGGCCAAG agaaGTGGTCGTGGTCCAGGATTAACCCCTCTGGTAGCAAGCCGACTCCTCGCTCTGGGTTTTCTATGGCGGTGGGCCCAGCAGGGCGGGCGGTGCTGTTTGGCGGGGTTtgtgatgaggaagaggaggagtcaCTGGAGGGAGACTTCTATAATGACCTCTATTTGTATGACACAGTGAAGAACCGCTGGTTCCCCGGCCTGCTCAGG gGAAACaagtcagagaagaagaaacgaCGGAGGGGCAAGAAGGGTGGAGCGGAGTTGGAggaagcggaggaggaggaggaggaggcggcacCTCAAGCACCCACTGAGGTCATCAAGGAGATTGTCACCGAGGACGGCACAGTGATGACCATCAAGGAAGTGATCCCTGGagctcaggaggaagaggaggaggaggaggaggaggaagaggaggagg tttttatctcttcacGTTCAGCCTCGGCACCCCTGGTGGAGCCCTGCCAGAGGTCCAGCGCTATGGCAACAGTACGTCAGGGCAAGCTCTTCCTGTACGGGGGGATGTTCGAGGTTGGCGACCGCCAGTTCACCCTGAACGACTTCTACTGCCTGGACCTCCACAAGATGGACCAGTGGGAGGTTCTGGTTGAAATGGATCCTA AGACACAGGAGTGGCTCGAAGAGTCTGAGTCAGaggacgatgaggaggaggaggcgaaaGGAGCAGacggggaggaagaggacgacGAGTCTGAAGAGGAAAGCGAGGATGAGGAAG atgaaGAAGAGCACCCCACAGTGCAGGATGGAGAGGCAATGACGGAGTACCAGGTCCGTACAGAGCAGTACTGGATAGAACTGGCGCGTGCCAAAATGGGCCCTGATGCCAAGGACAAAAAGGTCGCCAAGGTCGCCCTCGCCATGTCTAAAGTCTTCTATGAAGACCAGTAG